In the genome of Haliaeetus albicilla unplaced genomic scaffold, bHalAlb1.1 scaffold_129, whole genome shotgun sequence, one region contains:
- the LOC138684221 gene encoding T-cell activation Rho GTPase-activating protein-like, translating into MLAVLHKEGPSTEGIFRRAAGGTEFRELREALDHGADVDLGSQPALLLAVILKVSASDLQLEELLPGLECSEAHLEPLALQDFLRSIPAKLLVTDLYEDWMAAMQKSGKEEKVEELKV; encoded by the coding sequence atgctggcagtcctgcacaaggaaggacCGTCGACAGAAGGGATATTCCGAAGAGCTGCCGGCGGGACAGAGTTTcgtgagctgcgggaggccctggaccacggtgcggatgtcgacctgggcagccagcctgcgctgctgctggccgtcatcttgaaggtgagcgcttctgacctgcagctggaagagctcctgcctggcctggagtgttcagaggctcacctggagcccctggcattgcaggacttcctccgaagcatccccgccAAGCTCCTCGTGACAgacctctacgaggactggatggcagcgatgcagaagagcggcaaggaggagaaagttgaagagctgaaagtgtaa